The following are encoded together in the Populus trichocarpa isolate Nisqually-1 chromosome 5, P.trichocarpa_v4.1, whole genome shotgun sequence genome:
- the LOC7454366 gene encoding auxilin-like protein 1 isoform X4 — translation MLSNGRGHGGKHVYDGVFGGGGGGAVKPGSRVEDYREIFGGFGATGSSIPILDVPELNENGNVSSVGAQRIDYAKIFGGFGDADFGLPLEEFLAKPKKVKSSINGTRSPAEAGSRNAGSKHSNVSKDQKGSSPEPSFQRFGGVKQFNVSYNKSNPGNKNGTNGMTHVAQLHAVPGYTFLVDEVTPSKMAEGGKPARSALDDACLNVNGSKSVKEDAARRKAVSGPQPSIDTHTFRSLAEFQKKSSRPRSMSNDMPFDAFEIGLGRHPPSSSPSNSSYNNGGENTSMNSKFGVSRNDASRDALGDYSPAFSDEEIDANSDAAASVAALRKAIEEAQMKIKIAKELMERKKEGLQNRAKTSFNNGWKAQKSGVKTAERSKRSNELGDQEMHEKEDTPKQVITGLPEHNVTKASQLPQSFEDEKKSSFANNVVRKTHSMESKSTRTDSRLEEAEDWESTEEFFEAADYEEHREMPSEYEEAGNAEKMVSYDHENKWREKMTAEEKIKMPERGEETFKEHKVERELSSEEFFEAADYEEHREMPSEYEEAGNAEKMVSYDHENKWREKMTAEEKIKTPECGEETFKEYKVERELNSVVGAFQWNLYANFVKPAGELHNQEENEEKMRISNNHEEAEQTSIVSDDWEDCETKLEKLHHPYKKAEFPIREFEENGEMKELKDAQDSVETEKKQREALDHKEMENRSDEVPITDDEYDGSLDDIYEKEANVEGQQEDWDRVECGMKQGGWNLKENEEKQNDLHRGEISGEDGGIEGSAKLEELKEDEEILKRSDQMNEIEKRGEKMCEGIETERIRSESHQGGEDRKAMEVTEQSLRYEGGNLETAKDEQEKKNLGESDNAWGRTTNFAAGDLKTQVLTAEENGRLMEVTEFSPLLQGTEQESKAVKDANSPEEQDCEIACLAQGFIGLDRIKKQTADVTEDLLIGENGVYFGENDVNFENKQNHHVTEYKSMPNQEKCVEDVTIELDDNGDVDICEPEVHAINEESEKSSISSHNERWSSDETESLCDPECCIEEAACEFGENNNDINESEVTANHENSFESSHDDRWVDNGINTKASQQPCIFKGQGEITEKSVEEELSQSTSKKEENCCKNLAMEEKECEDDLRKEVEVEKKHLKKKEKMKEGEVEREKERIAVERAIREARERAFAEARERAAIERAAAEAHQRSKAEVRERLEKAPSEANNKSAAEKASSEAKLKAERAAVERATAEARQRALEKALSEKAAFEARNQAEKSTAERLSSISKANGMNSRDKQYNDPGPSSSSRYPGSSNHGESANGGNGESAAQRSKATLERHQRTAERAAKALAEKNMRDLLAQKEQAERNRLAETLDADVKRWSSGKERNLRALLSTLQYILCPDSGWQSIPLTELVSSTAVKKAYRKATLFVHPDKLQQRGASIQQKYICEKVFDLLKDAWNKLSAEER, via the exons ATGCTGAGTAACGGGCGTGGACATGGTGGAAAGCATGTGTACGACGGAGTTTTTGGTGGTGGCGGTGGTGGTGCAGTGAAGCCTGGGAGTCGCGTGGAGGATTACAGAGAGATTTTTGGTGGGTTTGGTGCCACTGGTTCTTCGATTCCGATTCTTGATGTTCCCGAGCTGAACGAGAATGGTAATGTTTCTTCTGTTGGTGCCCAAAGGATTGATTACGCCAAGATTTTTGGTGGTTTTGGAGATGCTGATTTTGGCCTGCCTCTTGAAGAATTCCTTGCTAAACCAAAGAAAGTCAAGAGTTCTATCAATGGAACTCG GTCTCCAGCTGAAGCAGGGTCGCGGAATGCGGGGTCAAAACATTCTAAtgtttcaaaagatcaaaaaggTTCATCACCTGAACCATCTTTCCAGAGGTTTGGTGGCGTGAAACAGTTTAATGTGTCTTATAATAAAAGCAACCCAGGAAACAAAAATGGGACAAATGGAATGACACATGTTGCTCAACTCCATGCAGTTCCTGGTTATACTTTTTTAGTTGATGAAGTCACTCCCTCAAAGATGGCTGAAGGTGGCAAGCCAGCACGATCAGCATTAGATGATGCTTGTCTCAATGTTAATGGCAGCAAGAGCGTGAAGGAAGATGCAGCTCGCAGGAAAGCTGTGTCAGGTCCACAGCCCAGCATCGACACGCATACTTTTAGAAGTCTTGCTGAATTTCAGAAGAAATCAAGTCGACCTAGATCCATGTCGAATGATATGCCATTTGATGCATTTGAAATTGGCCTAGGTAGACATCCACCTTCAAGTTCACCATCTAACTCCAGTTATAATAATGGTGGTGAAAATACATCAATGAATTCAAAGTTTGGCGTTTCTAGAAATGATGCTTCCAGAGATGCATTGGGTGATTATTCACCAGCTTTCTCTGATGAGGAAATAGATGCAAATTCAGATGCTGCCGCCTCAGTAGCTGCACTTAGAAAGGCAATAGAGGAGGctcaaatgaaaattaaaattgcaaaagaattgatggagagaaagaaagaggggcTTCAAAATCGTGCAAAGACAAGCTTTAATAACGGCTGGAAAGCTCAGAAAAGTGGGGTTAAAACTGCAGAAAGATCAAAAAGATCCAATGAGCTGGGGGATCAGGAAATGCATGAAAAAGAGGATACTCCAAAGCAAGTAATTACTGGCTTACCAGAGCATAATGTGACAAAAGCAAGCCAACTACCCCAGAGTTTTGAAGATGAGAAGAAATCTTCTTTTGCTAATAATGTTGTTAGAAAAACACACAGCATGGAATCCAAATCAACTCGAACGGATAGTAGACTGGAAGAAGCAGAAGACTGGGAGTCAACAGAAGAGTTTTTTGAAGCTGCGGACTATGAGGAGCACAGGGAGATGCCATCAGAATATGAGGAGGCAGGCAATGCAGAGAAAATGGTGTCATATgatcatgaaaataaatggagAGAGAAGATGACtgcagaagaaaaaatcaaaatgccaGAGCGTGGCGAGGAAACTTTTAAGGAGCACAAGGTCGAGAGAGAACTAAGTTCAGAAGAGTTTTTTGAAGCTGCGGACTATGAGGAGCACAGGGAGATGCCATCAGAATATGAG GAGGCAGGCAATGCAGAGAAAATGGTGTCATATgatcatgaaaataaatggagAGAGAAGATGACagcagaagaaaaaataaagacaccAGAGTGTGGCGAGGAAACTTTTAAGGAGTACAAGGTCGAGAGAGAACTAAATTCAGTGGTAGGAGCATTTCAGTGGAATTTATATGCAAACTTCGTTAAGCCAGCTGGAGAGCTTCATAACCAGGAAGAAAACGAGGAGAAAATGAGAATTTCTAACAATCATGAAGAAGCTGAGCAAACATCTATAGTGTCTGATGATTGGGAAGACTGTGAAACTAAGCTGGAAAAACTTCACCACCCTTACAAAAAAGCAGAATTTCCAATCCGGGAGTTCGAGGAGAACGGAGAAATGAAGGAACTAAAAGATGCTCAGGACTCGGTGGAAACTGAGAAGAAACAAAGGGAGGCACTAGATCATAAGGAAATGGAGAATAGATCAGATGAAGTTCCTATTACGGACGATGAGTATGATGGAAGCCTCGATGATATATATGAGAAAGAAGCAAATGTGGAGGGACAGCAAGAAGACTGGGACAGGGTAGAATGTGGAATGAAACAAGGTGGTTGGaacctaaaagaaaatgaggagaaacaaaatgatttgcaCAGGGGAGAAATATCAGGTGAAGATGGTGGGATAGAAGGGAGTGCGAAGCTGGAAGAACTCAAGGAGGATGAAGAGATACTCAAAAGAAGTGACCAgatgaatgaaattgagaagagaggagaaaagaTGTGTGAAGGGATAGAAACTGAGAGGATAAGATCAGAGAGTCATCAGGGGGGAGAAGATAGAAAGGCCATGGAAGTGACTGAACAGTCCTTAAGATATGAGGGGGGCAATCTTGAAACTGCGAAGGATGAGCAGGAAAAAAAGAACCTAGGTGAGAGTGACAATGCCTGGGGACGCACTACAAACTTTGCTGCTGGGGATTTAAAGACACAGGTTCTTACTGCCGAGGAGAATGGAAGGCTAATGGAGGTAACTGAATTTTCTCCTCTGTTACAAGGGACTGAACAGGAGTCAAAGGCAGTCAAAGACGCAAACAGTCCGGAGGAACAGGATTGTGAAATTGCTTGCTTGGCTCAAGGTTTCATTGGACTTGATAGGATCAAGAAGCAAACTGCAGATGTAACTGAGGATCTTCTTATTGGCGAAAATGGGGTATATTTTGGTGAAAATGACGTTAACtttgaaaacaagcaaaatcATCATGTAACAGAATACAAGAGCATGCCTAATCAGGAAAAATGCGTTGAAGATGTTACTATTGAATTGGATGATAATGGTGATGTTGATATTTGTGAACCTGAAGTTCACGCTATTAATGAAGAAAGTGAGAAGAGTTCGATATCCTCTCATAATGAAAGATGGTCCAGTGATGAGACAGAATCACTTTGTGATCCAGAGTGCTGTATTGAAGAAGCTGCTTGTGAATTTGGAGAAAATAACAACGATATCAATGAGTCTGAAGTTACAGCAAATCACGAGAATTCTTTTGAATCTTCTCATGATGATAGATGGGTAGATAATGGTATCAATACCAAAGCAAGTCAGCAACCTTGTATATTTAAAGGGCAAGGGGAGATCACAGAGAAATCCGTGGAAGAGGAATTAAGCCAAAGCACCAGCAAGAAAGAGGAGAATTGTTGCAAAAACCTGGCAATGGAAGAGAAGGAATGTGAAGATGATTTGAGAAAGGAAGTGGAGGTGGAAAAGAAacacttaaagaaaaaggaaaaaatgaaagagggggaagtagaaagagaaaaggagagaatagCTGTTGAAAGGGCAATACGAGAAGCGCGCGAAAGGGCTTTTGCAGAAGCCCGAGAAAGGGCTGCTATCGAGAGAGCAGCTGCAGAAGCTCATCAAAGGTCAAAGGCTGAGGTCCGAGAAAGGCTAGAGAAGGCTCCTTCAGAAGCTAATAATAAGTCAGCTGCTGAGAAGGCTTCTTCTGAAGCCAAACTAAAAGCTGAACGTGCTGCAGTAGAGAGAGCAACTGCAGAGGCCAGGCAGCGTGCCCTAGAAAAAGCGTTGTCTGAGAAGGCTGCTTTTGAGGCAAGAAATCAGGCTGAAAAGTCTACAGCTGAGAGACTTTCAAGCATTTCAAAAGCTAACGGGATGAATTCCAGA GATAAACAATACAACGACCCAGGTCCTTCTAGCAGTTCAAGATATCCTGGATCTTCAAATCATGGTG AAAGTGCTAATGGAGGTAATGGTGAATCAGCAGCTCAAAGGAGTAAAGCCACGTTGGAAAGGCATCAAAGAACAGCAGAGCGTGCG GCAAAAGCTCTCGCAGAGAAGAACATGCGGGATCTTCTTGCTCAAAAAGAGCAGGCGGAGAGAAAT AGACTGGCAGAGACTTTGGATGCTGATGTCAAGAGATGGTCTAGTGGGAAGGAGAGAAACTTGCGTGCTCTTCTTTCAACACTGCAATAT ATCCTTTGCCCTGATAGTGGCTGGCAGTCAATTCCTTTAACTGAGCTTGTTTCAAGCACTGCTGTGAAGAAAGCTTATCGAAAGGCCACTCTATTTGTTCATCCTGACAAGTTGCAGCAACGAGGTGCAAGCATACAACAGAAATACATCTGCGAGAAGGTTTTTGATCTTCTAAAG GATGCCTGGAACAAACTCAGTGCAGAAGAACGGTAG
- the LOC7454366 gene encoding auxilin-like protein 1 isoform X1, with protein sequence MLSNGRGHGGKHVYDGVFGGGGGGAVKPGSRVEDYREIFGGFGATGSSIPILDVPELNENGNVSSVGAQRIDYAKIFGGFGDADFGLPLEEFLAKPKKVKSSINGTRSPAEAGSRNAGSKHSNVSKDQKGSSPEPSFQRFGGVKQFNVSYNKSNPGNKNGTNGMTHVAQLHAVPGYTFLVDEVTPSKMAEGGKPARSALDDACLNVNGSKSVKEDAARRKAVSGPQPSIDTHTFRSLAEFQKKSSRPRSMSNDMPFDAFEIGLGRHPPSSSPSNSSYNNGGENTSMNSKFGVSRNDASRDALGDYSPAFSDEEIDANSDAAASVAALRKAIEEAQMKIKIAKELMERKKEGLQNRAKTSFNNGWKAQKSGVKTAERSKRSNELGDQEMHEKEDTPKQVITGLPEHNVTKASQLPQSFEDEKKSSFANNVVRKTHSMESKSTRTDSRLEEAEDWESTEEFFEAADYEEHREMPSEYEEAGNAEKMVSYDHENKWREKMTAEEKIKMPERGEETFKEHKVERELSSEEFFEAADYEEHREMPSEYEAGNAEKMVSYDHENKWREKMTAEEKIKTPECGEEAFKEHKVERELSSEEFFEAADYEEHREMPSEYEEAGNSVVGAFQWNLYANFVKPAGELHNQEENEEKMRISNNHEEAEQTSIVSDDWEDCETKLEKLHHPYKKAEFPIREFEENGEMKELKDAQDSVETEKKQREALDHKEMENRSDEVPITDDEYDGSLDDIYEKEANVEGQQEDWDRVECGMKQGGWNLKENEEKQNDLHRGEISGEDGGIEGSAKLEELKEDEEILKRSDQMNEIEKRGEKMCEGIETERIRSESHQGGEDRKAMEVTEQSLRYEGGNLETAKDEQEKKNLGESDNAWGRTTNFAAGDLKTQVLTAEENGRLMEVTEFSPLLQGTEQESKAVKDANSPEEQDCEIACLAQGFIGLDRIKKQTADVTEDLLIGENGVYFGENDVNFENKQNHHVTEYKSMPNQEKCVEDVTIELDDNGDVDICEPEVHAINEESEKSSISSHNERWSSDETESLCDPECCIEEAACEFGENNNDINESEVTANHENSFESSHDDRWVDNGINTKASQQPCIFKGQGEITEKSVEEELSQSTSKKEENCCKNLAMEEKECEDDLRKEVEVEKKHLKKKEKMKEGEVEREKERIAVERAIREARERAFAEARERAAIERAAAEAHQRSKAEVRERLEKAPSEANNKSAAEKASSEAKLKAERAAVERATAEARQRALEKALSEKAAFEARNQAEKSTAERLSSISKANGMNSRDKQYNDPGPSSSSRYPGSSNHGESANGGNGESAAQRSKATLERHQRTAERAAKALAEKNMRDLLAQKEQAERNRLAETLDADVKRWSSGKERNLRALLSTLQYILCPDSGWQSIPLTELVSSTAVKKAYRKATLFVHPDKLQQRGASIQQKYICEKVFDLLKDAWNKLSAEER encoded by the exons ATGCTGAGTAACGGGCGTGGACATGGTGGAAAGCATGTGTACGACGGAGTTTTTGGTGGTGGCGGTGGTGGTGCAGTGAAGCCTGGGAGTCGCGTGGAGGATTACAGAGAGATTTTTGGTGGGTTTGGTGCCACTGGTTCTTCGATTCCGATTCTTGATGTTCCCGAGCTGAACGAGAATGGTAATGTTTCTTCTGTTGGTGCCCAAAGGATTGATTACGCCAAGATTTTTGGTGGTTTTGGAGATGCTGATTTTGGCCTGCCTCTTGAAGAATTCCTTGCTAAACCAAAGAAAGTCAAGAGTTCTATCAATGGAACTCG GTCTCCAGCTGAAGCAGGGTCGCGGAATGCGGGGTCAAAACATTCTAAtgtttcaaaagatcaaaaaggTTCATCACCTGAACCATCTTTCCAGAGGTTTGGTGGCGTGAAACAGTTTAATGTGTCTTATAATAAAAGCAACCCAGGAAACAAAAATGGGACAAATGGAATGACACATGTTGCTCAACTCCATGCAGTTCCTGGTTATACTTTTTTAGTTGATGAAGTCACTCCCTCAAAGATGGCTGAAGGTGGCAAGCCAGCACGATCAGCATTAGATGATGCTTGTCTCAATGTTAATGGCAGCAAGAGCGTGAAGGAAGATGCAGCTCGCAGGAAAGCTGTGTCAGGTCCACAGCCCAGCATCGACACGCATACTTTTAGAAGTCTTGCTGAATTTCAGAAGAAATCAAGTCGACCTAGATCCATGTCGAATGATATGCCATTTGATGCATTTGAAATTGGCCTAGGTAGACATCCACCTTCAAGTTCACCATCTAACTCCAGTTATAATAATGGTGGTGAAAATACATCAATGAATTCAAAGTTTGGCGTTTCTAGAAATGATGCTTCCAGAGATGCATTGGGTGATTATTCACCAGCTTTCTCTGATGAGGAAATAGATGCAAATTCAGATGCTGCCGCCTCAGTAGCTGCACTTAGAAAGGCAATAGAGGAGGctcaaatgaaaattaaaattgcaaaagaattgatggagagaaagaaagaggggcTTCAAAATCGTGCAAAGACAAGCTTTAATAACGGCTGGAAAGCTCAGAAAAGTGGGGTTAAAACTGCAGAAAGATCAAAAAGATCCAATGAGCTGGGGGATCAGGAAATGCATGAAAAAGAGGATACTCCAAAGCAAGTAATTACTGGCTTACCAGAGCATAATGTGACAAAAGCAAGCCAACTACCCCAGAGTTTTGAAGATGAGAAGAAATCTTCTTTTGCTAATAATGTTGTTAGAAAAACACACAGCATGGAATCCAAATCAACTCGAACGGATAGTAGACTGGAAGAAGCAGAAGACTGGGAGTCAACAGAAGAGTTTTTTGAAGCTGCGGACTATGAGGAGCACAGGGAGATGCCATCAGAATATGAGGAGGCAGGCAATGCAGAGAAAATGGTGTCATATgatcatgaaaataaatggagAGAGAAGATGACtgcagaagaaaaaatcaaaatgccaGAGCGTGGCGAGGAAACTTTTAAGGAGCACAAGGTCGAGAGAGAACTAAGTTCAGAAGAGTTTTTTGAAGCTGCGGACTATGAGGAGCACAGGGAGATGCCATCAGAATATGAGGCAGGCAATGCAGAGAAAATGGTGTCATATgatcatgaaaataaatggagAGAGAAGATGACagcagaagaaaaaataaagacgCCAGAGTGCGGCGAGGAAGCTTTTAAGGAGCACAAGGTCGAGAGAGAACTAAGTTCAGAAGAGTTTTTTGAAGCTGCAGACTATGAGGAGCACAGGGAGATGCCATCAGAATATGAGGAGGCAGGC AATTCAGTGGTAGGAGCATTTCAGTGGAATTTATATGCAAACTTCGTTAAGCCAGCTGGAGAGCTTCATAACCAGGAAGAAAACGAGGAGAAAATGAGAATTTCTAACAATCATGAAGAAGCTGAGCAAACATCTATAGTGTCTGATGATTGGGAAGACTGTGAAACTAAGCTGGAAAAACTTCACCACCCTTACAAAAAAGCAGAATTTCCAATCCGGGAGTTCGAGGAGAACGGAGAAATGAAGGAACTAAAAGATGCTCAGGACTCGGTGGAAACTGAGAAGAAACAAAGGGAGGCACTAGATCATAAGGAAATGGAGAATAGATCAGATGAAGTTCCTATTACGGACGATGAGTATGATGGAAGCCTCGATGATATATATGAGAAAGAAGCAAATGTGGAGGGACAGCAAGAAGACTGGGACAGGGTAGAATGTGGAATGAAACAAGGTGGTTGGaacctaaaagaaaatgaggagaaacaaaatgatttgcaCAGGGGAGAAATATCAGGTGAAGATGGTGGGATAGAAGGGAGTGCGAAGCTGGAAGAACTCAAGGAGGATGAAGAGATACTCAAAAGAAGTGACCAgatgaatgaaattgagaagagaggagaaaagaTGTGTGAAGGGATAGAAACTGAGAGGATAAGATCAGAGAGTCATCAGGGGGGAGAAGATAGAAAGGCCATGGAAGTGACTGAACAGTCCTTAAGATATGAGGGGGGCAATCTTGAAACTGCGAAGGATGAGCAGGAAAAAAAGAACCTAGGTGAGAGTGACAATGCCTGGGGACGCACTACAAACTTTGCTGCTGGGGATTTAAAGACACAGGTTCTTACTGCCGAGGAGAATGGAAGGCTAATGGAGGTAACTGAATTTTCTCCTCTGTTACAAGGGACTGAACAGGAGTCAAAGGCAGTCAAAGACGCAAACAGTCCGGAGGAACAGGATTGTGAAATTGCTTGCTTGGCTCAAGGTTTCATTGGACTTGATAGGATCAAGAAGCAAACTGCAGATGTAACTGAGGATCTTCTTATTGGCGAAAATGGGGTATATTTTGGTGAAAATGACGTTAACtttgaaaacaagcaaaatcATCATGTAACAGAATACAAGAGCATGCCTAATCAGGAAAAATGCGTTGAAGATGTTACTATTGAATTGGATGATAATGGTGATGTTGATATTTGTGAACCTGAAGTTCACGCTATTAATGAAGAAAGTGAGAAGAGTTCGATATCCTCTCATAATGAAAGATGGTCCAGTGATGAGACAGAATCACTTTGTGATCCAGAGTGCTGTATTGAAGAAGCTGCTTGTGAATTTGGAGAAAATAACAACGATATCAATGAGTCTGAAGTTACAGCAAATCACGAGAATTCTTTTGAATCTTCTCATGATGATAGATGGGTAGATAATGGTATCAATACCAAAGCAAGTCAGCAACCTTGTATATTTAAAGGGCAAGGGGAGATCACAGAGAAATCCGTGGAAGAGGAATTAAGCCAAAGCACCAGCAAGAAAGAGGAGAATTGTTGCAAAAACCTGGCAATGGAAGAGAAGGAATGTGAAGATGATTTGAGAAAGGAAGTGGAGGTGGAAAAGAAacacttaaagaaaaaggaaaaaatgaaagagggggaagtagaaagagaaaaggagagaatagCTGTTGAAAGGGCAATACGAGAAGCGCGCGAAAGGGCTTTTGCAGAAGCCCGAGAAAGGGCTGCTATCGAGAGAGCAGCTGCAGAAGCTCATCAAAGGTCAAAGGCTGAGGTCCGAGAAAGGCTAGAGAAGGCTCCTTCAGAAGCTAATAATAAGTCAGCTGCTGAGAAGGCTTCTTCTGAAGCCAAACTAAAAGCTGAACGTGCTGCAGTAGAGAGAGCAACTGCAGAGGCCAGGCAGCGTGCCCTAGAAAAAGCGTTGTCTGAGAAGGCTGCTTTTGAGGCAAGAAATCAGGCTGAAAAGTCTACAGCTGAGAGACTTTCAAGCATTTCAAAAGCTAACGGGATGAATTCCAGA GATAAACAATACAACGACCCAGGTCCTTCTAGCAGTTCAAGATATCCTGGATCTTCAAATCATGGTG AAAGTGCTAATGGAGGTAATGGTGAATCAGCAGCTCAAAGGAGTAAAGCCACGTTGGAAAGGCATCAAAGAACAGCAGAGCGTGCG GCAAAAGCTCTCGCAGAGAAGAACATGCGGGATCTTCTTGCTCAAAAAGAGCAGGCGGAGAGAAAT AGACTGGCAGAGACTTTGGATGCTGATGTCAAGAGATGGTCTAGTGGGAAGGAGAGAAACTTGCGTGCTCTTCTTTCAACACTGCAATAT ATCCTTTGCCCTGATAGTGGCTGGCAGTCAATTCCTTTAACTGAGCTTGTTTCAAGCACTGCTGTGAAGAAAGCTTATCGAAAGGCCACTCTATTTGTTCATCCTGACAAGTTGCAGCAACGAGGTGCAAGCATACAACAGAAATACATCTGCGAGAAGGTTTTTGATCTTCTAAAG GATGCCTGGAACAAACTCAGTGCAGAAGAACGGTAG